A region of the Silene latifolia isolate original U9 population chromosome 9, ASM4854445v1, whole genome shotgun sequence genome:
aaagcaccacattttttgcatttctatttgatatttacacttttgctgacatttacactttcataaaagcacatttacacttcgtttctgctgacatttacacttacacttttggatgtttaaatttacacttacacttttgggaCATCATAATttgcacatttacacttttggaatatttacatttatggaacattccctttacatttacactttacttCGAGTTACGTTTACACTTACACTTTATATCTGatgacatttacatttacacttacactctgTGCACATTTACAGACTTGCTAAAACAGAATGGAGTTCAACCTGACAGGCAGGAGCTGTGTAGGGAGGTCGAGAAGAGGTTTACACCGTACATCGGCCAGGAGTTTGGGGGGGGGGGTTGAGGATGCGGTGACTTTTTATAAGATATACGCCATTTCTTGTGGGTTTGATGTACGTAGGTACACAACAAAAAAATGGTGTGGCGGTGAGATCAAATCAAAGCTCGTCGTCTGCAATCGAGAAGGTTTCGCTCACAAGACGCTTGATAAAGATCGGGATGACAATTTGGTTGGGGAGAAGTCACGAGAGGATATTCAGGGTCACTAGAGTGGGGTGTAAAGCGAGGATACGACTATATATGAAGAATGGTCTTTTATTAATTGACCGGTTCCACGAGGGTCACAATCACGAGCTTATCTCACTTAAGGACAGAGAGTTCCAGAAATTGTCGCGTAACATAACAGATTATCACAAGATGATAATCGTTTCGAACTCAAGGTTTTGTAATACATAATCACTCtctataataaataaataattccaTTCATGTTATATTTATATGACGTATATCGTTAATGATTGATTGGCAATTTGAAGATAGGAGCAACAAAGACATACGAGAATCGCAAATAACAAGTGAATGGATACGAAAACATTGGAGCAagcttaaatgattttaagaacttccataggGATGTTAAATGTTTCATTCACGAACGGGATGGTCAGTTGTTTGTTGACCATTTCAAGGAAATGACTGAAACAAGAATAGGTTTCTACTTTGACTATGACCTTGACGATGATGGCAGCCTACGTAGGGCCATATGGGCGGACGATACCGCCCGAGATAATTACAAAATTTTTGGTGATGCGGTGTCATTCGACCCAACTTACTCCACCAATAAGTATTCTATGGTATTCACACCATTCACAGGTGTTGACCACCATAAACGATCTGTGACGTTCTGTGGGGCTCTAATTGCAAGGGAAGATTATGAGTCGTTTAATTAGGTTTTCAGCCGGTTTTTACAAGCAATGGGGGGTAAGGAACCCGAGTACATAATTACAGATCAGGACCCAGGTATTATCAAATCTGTCCCTCTTGTTTTCAAGACAGCGCGCCATCGGTTCcgtatgtggcatataatgaacaaaatgCCCAGTAAGTTTGGCGTCTCGAGGAGTGATTATAATGAGTTCATGTGTAAAATTAatgacattatatgggacgatgaGCTTGAGGCAGCAGAATTTGATGGTATCTGGGAGCAAATAATTGAAGATTATGGTGTTGGCGTAAATGATTGGTTTGCAAATACATATGCTATAAGGGGACagtgggtgatggcgcattgcagaGACTTGAGGATGGCGTCGATTATGAGGACGactcaaagatcagagagcgaaaatagctttttcaagaggtttgagcacaagtcaggaacattggttgagttttggatgcgttttgagagCGCTATGGACCAACAAAGACATACACAGAAGCAGCTTGAAAACATGGATAAGCACTCGTCCGCAACGGCGTCAACACATCTGGCATTAGAGATTCATGCTGCAAAGGTGTACACCTATTCAGCTTTCCACAAATTCAAACAAGAAGCCATCTTCTCAATTGATACATGTAGACCAGGAGGTTTCACTGAGAGAGGCGAGCTAGAGGTAACTACTGTCAAAGATTCATCCAGAAAGAAGAATTTTGAAGTTGCATACAGTCTAGGTAGTTTACACttcctatgacatttacactttctgtttttatctcatttaaattcctataacttaaaatttacacttctaataacttaacatttacactttacagttcctgacatttacacttcctattagtttacatttacacttctaataacttaacatttacactttacagttgatgacatttacactttacatcatatgacatttacacttcctatatcttaacatttacacttttccacttaatgacatttacactacatttcatgacatttacactttacatcatatgacatttacacatttaaatccctataacttaacatttacacttctaataccttaacatttacactttacagttcatgacatttacactttacatcatatgacatttacacttcttgtaccttaacatttacactttacaattgatgacatttacactttacatcatatgacaattacacttcctataccttaacatttacacttttccacttaatgacatttacactttacagttcatgtcatttacacttcctattagtttacatttacacttctaattacttagcatttacactttacaattcatgacatttacactttacatcatatgacatttacactttctgtttttatctcatttaaattcctataacttaccttttacacttctaataacttaacatttacactttacagttcatgacatttacacttcctattagtatacatttacacttctaataacttaacatttacactttacaattcatgacatttacactttacatcagtgACACTAGTTTTAACGTTCACACTTACATTCTAGCTTTATTTGATGACACAGGTACACGTAAAGCAAGCTGCAGTTGTACGATGTTTGAAAGAACCGGAATCCTATGCCGCCATATAATATGGATTTTTTCAGCAAGTGGGATAAAGACTATACTAGAAGATTATGTTGTAAATAGATGGATGAAAGAGTATCTCCGATTAAGGATTTTCAATACTAATGGTGAAGGGACAGAAAACATGCAAGTCATCGATGAAAAACAAATTGCAATGTCAAtaatgtggtcagaagttcatgaaGCTGTAGGGCTCCTTCGAGAAAAAGGAGTAGCTGATGTTGACAGCTTTTCCGCTGTAATTAGATCATTTAAATAGTCCCTGTCACCATTAGGGGAAGTGttgaataaaaatcaacaaatggagAAATTTCTTAATTGTACGGCATGTGAGGTAGTGACGATATTGCCACCAAAGAATTCGAAAAACAAGGGGACCGGAAAAAGATTGTTGTCAGCcaaaacaaaagcaatggtgTTGGCTAGGAAACCCAAACGTAACTGTAAGAATTGCAAGAGAATGACAAATCACGACAAGAGAAAGCGCCCTAACCCTTCTCAAAGACACACGCCATTGTGCGAAGGGTCGTCTGAACCAGAAGAGGATGAAGGAGATGAGGAGGAAGAGCTGGAATCAGAACAAGAATAGACGTCAGATCAGTGACAAGTGTTGCTCTATATATTTTGAGTGTGTAACTTAAAACTTTGATGTGCTATAACTGGAGCGGGCGATTAGGAATTGGTCTCATGGCAGCGTAACTTTGAACTGCAGTTGGTGTAACTTTTAGTAACACCAACGTTAGAGTTACACTGTCATAAGACCAAAATCTCTCTGTTTTATTAGATAGACAAACATTGTGTTACTTGAACTTATTTTGGATTACTTAAGTTATTTCAAGTGATTACACTTATTTTCAAATAAGcggtgttaacatttacacttgccATGTCAaagcacatttacacttccagtatcttcacatttacacatactctatcctcacatttacactttgaatatcttcacatttacacttccaatttagtcagatttacactttatttgttcacatttacacttcacctatattcacatttacactttctatttgttcacatttacactttttttgggttcacatttacacttgggctgtcaccacatttacacttcccatgtTACCACATTAACACTGAAATTCAATTTAATTTCAGTGTGTTTACATTCACACTTTCAGTATGATAAAGTTGACACTGAcagtgttaacatttacactttaagtgtgttaacagttacacttaaagtgtaaatgtggcTAAATTGCAACTGTGTTAACAgttacacttgcaatttagtcacatttacactttgaagaaattcttcaatttcattgttaacatttacactttaagtgtgttaacagttacacttaaagtgtaaatgtgactaaattacaagtgtgttaacagttacacttgcaatttagtcacatttacactttgaaaaaACTATGATTATAACTGCCAAAAAATAGTCAACCATTACACTTCATTAGTGTAATTTAACATTACACTTCATTACTGTAATGATTACACTTGCAAACATTGCCAACCAAAGTACAAAACATTCTTTTCTAAGTTCAAGATTGCCAAACAAAatacatttcaaaaaaaaatatgtCCACAAATTGTTCACTTTTTCGATAACACAGCCTTAATTTTGCGCTTCTTTTGTAACTTGGCCCATAAATCTTCCTTTCCAGCGATAAACCCATTCAACTTTGCTTCAAAAATGTCTCTGTTGACATTTATGTCAGCTAGAACAAGCGTCGCCACCAACTCGACTACCAAGTACCGTtgattcctcttcctctccaagTCTGGATGCTCAAAAGGTTGACCCTCGTACATCAGCATATACATCATACAGGAAATCCCTGATTCTGTTATGTTAGGAAGGGGTGTTTGGCGCCTGAACGGGATTTGCCGATGCTCAAAGCTAGTAATCTCATATCCCCTGTCCGTTCTGACATCCAAATAATCGCTAACAGTTGATGCCTGCCATTAAAGCACTAACAATTAAATAAACCATCTATTGTTCATCTCTTCGAAAATGATTTATTGGCATCAGACTTACCACTTGGCGAGTAACATTGCACATTTCAGACTGATCCCAGTTGGCATGATGTTGGTAGTCAAGGAGATCAACAGTTTGTTGTCCAAAATTTATACATACGCATGCAAAGTGCCCACCAATGTTGACAGGTACGAAGATAAACTCGGCATTCAGGTTGAAAGTTTTATCACAGTCCTGGATGAAGGTATCCCAAATGTGATACAACCGATCAGTGATGTCATTAGACTGTGAGCACGCTTCACGTATATCAAAGTCGCATGATACATTCTGTCCGGAGAAGTGAGTGAGCCTACATAATAAAAGTAAAAACTAATGTATAACTTTTAGGctttgtgggggggggggggggtaccaTATGACGTATCCCAAAGAAGGCCATCCTAGGAAGTAAGTATTCAGCAGACTCCAAATGGTTCAAAGCAAAAAGACCCGGGACTCAATGACAACAAGGCGACATTACAACCTCGGGAAGCATGGTCATGATGTCGGACCGGCGCAGCGCGGCATGCCCTCTTGTACCAAGAGATTGATTCGCCGCAATGAAACACACGTATAATAGTAAGAAATTGAGAAGTAGTTACAaattaaatatcgtaactaaTTGGCCCTGTTATAAGAGTCTGGCAGATACTAACGAATTTTCATAGTTGTAGtcgtctaacaagcaatagtccaCCGCATGCTTTCGACGTGATCGAACACCCCTGACCAAGCTTTAATTGTTCCGTAAGAAGGTCGAAACAACAAGAGTCTGCGTACCAGCAGTCCCACAGTCAATTGAGCATCCCAAGCCATCCCCCCCGCCCCGGGGACGGCTCGTTATGGCTAACAAAGGTTGGCTACCTGAAGACTGCACTGACGCTTGAACAACAACAGGGCTGCTTTCCGCCTGTATGGCTACAGGATTGACCACAGGGCTTCCTTCTACGCGTTTAGGGGGTGGGCCTGCAACACGGGGACGTTTACTGTACGTAATCTCTTCCTCATCGTCCAGACTCCGCTTCTGTGCAACATTGGAGACCGAATTCAGACCTTGACCATACTTTTCCATGAATTGGGTTATCCGTGCGCGAACGCTCTCCCTGACTTTGTTATGGTCACTCAGGATAAGGATCGACACCACTTCAGCCCGGATGAGGTTGATAACATCCATCTCACCTAAGGCGCAGTCAAAAAGCTTCCCATTGAAAAGCAGCATGTGTATCATCATGTACACCCCGCAATCAAACGCAGAATACCCCGTACCTTGCCATTTAAATTCGACATTGACAAATTTAAACCCGGCGACCTTTGAACCTCTGACCAACCCTTTAGACTCCAGATACTCGCCCATTAAATCACACTGTAAAAGGGATTTCAAAAAAATAGTCAATTTAAAAACAGTGTTTACAATTCCAGAATACATATATACTAAAGAACAAATTAAGGTATGCTATTTAAAATTATTACCGCAATACGCGAAATTCCAAAATATGGAAGCTTCTCAAAATCATCGTCGTAGCGACGGTTGTCCAAATACTCTATCTGCTCAGATACAAAGTTTATGCATGCACAGCTGTAATGATCATTATTGCTAGATAAGATCGGGATGAAGACCTGGCGGATGTGACAACAAAGACATAAAAGATACACTCAGTAAattttcacatttacactttcaataattcgtcacatttacagtccctgtgtcatgacatttacactttccagatattcacatttacactttatatgtcatgacatttacacttcatatttagtcacctttacactccctatgtcatgacatttacactttctatataatcacatttacactatacatcatgacatttacacttcattatatctcacatttacacttcctatgtcatgacatttacactttccatatattcacatttacactttatatgtgctgacatttacacttcctatttagtcacctttacactccctatgtcatcacatttacactttctatataatcacatttacactatacatcatGGCATTTACACTACACTatgtatcacatttacacttcatatttcattacatttacacttcacaatatctaacgacatttacagttcactatgtctcacgtttacacttcatatgtcatgacatttaaactttacatatattcacatttacactttatatgtgctgacatttacacttcctatttagtcacctttacactccctatgtcatcacatttacactttctatataatcacatttacactatacatcatgacatttacacttaactatgtatcacatttacacttcatatttcatgacatttacactttcttcttaatcacatccaggaatttacactttctgtgaaaatcacatatacactttcggtgtgatgacatttacactttctgtgtgattacatttacacttcacaataggtcacatttacacttaccataTCAGATCCAAGTTGAAATGGAGACAAACGGATTGAATCCAAGCATCCCACCCAGCCCAGATTTCGTCCTTTTTGTCAAGAACAATTCCTTTCTTCTTGGCTTTCCAAATATCCAGCGCAACACTATGTTCAAACGAAGGGCAGCGCTATTAAAATTAGACACTTACGTTACAATTAAATTGGAACTATAAAAATTGCATTGAGTGAGGATAGGACAAGTACGGTGTGACTAAGCCCGAAGAAACAACGAGAGGATGCAACTGGTGCAGTTTGGTCATACATCATCTTATTGATTAGTAGGCACCAACAATCAATTACAGAAGACATAACTTCCTGTCCAGGTTCAAGGGTTAACATGTCTTCCCGTGACACGAAGAAAAAGTCTGAAAATACTGTCAATTCTTCcctacaaaaaaagaaaaaattatataaggcgaaCATGATTACGACAACATATAAGTATTAATATGTTTGACATAGAAATTAATCGACTCACCCTTTCAACCAAGCTTCTGATTTGTTAAATACGTAGTCCAGAACGTATTTCCTTTCCTTAAAAACACCCCTAAATAATTTCTTATTCAGCTGCAGGTCTACAGTAACAAAGCCCTGCTCAGGCATGGGTTCCTCACAATCCATGGTGCAAGTCAGATTCTCAGGGACCACTTCCATGCACTGTAAGGGCTCAGATGAATAAAATAGGAAAGGGTGGTGATCCATATTACTCCGGGGGACATAAATTTCCCGACCATCTGCAGGAACGGCTGGTTCAGAGGGGCCTGCAACATTAGTTGTTCCAAAATCCTCACCTGGAACCCCCTTAAATGCCTCAGCTAGCTCTGCAGTAGATATAAACGTACACTGAAATTCCGGCAACTTAAACTCAGAGGAGGGTGCTTCAACAACCACCTTATATGCTCCCTCTACAACATCCATGGGCTTGTCATCATTCTGAAATGAACCAGGACAACCGGGTTCTTGCGATGCATCTTCACGGACTGTGGTCGAAACAACGCCAGGCTCACCATCCGGTACTTTCGTACCACTAACTTGGGGTCGGTCAACGGGCTGTTCCACTCCCGGTGCACCGCTAACATCCACAGCCTCACCAGGCACTAGTCCAACCACCAGTGGTTTGGGCCCAC
Encoded here:
- the LOC141601550 gene encoding protein FAR1-RELATED SEQUENCE 6-like, with the protein product MDQQRHTQKQLENMDKHSSATASTHLALEIHAAKVYTYSAFHKFKQEAIFSIDTCRPGGFTERGELEVTTVKDSSRKKNFEVAYSLGTRKASCSCTMFERTGILCRHIIWIFSASGIKTILEDYVVNRWMKEYLRLRIFNTNGEGTENMQVIDEKQIAMSIMWSEVHEAVGLLREKGVADVDSFSAVIRSFK
- the LOC141598268 gene encoding uncharacterized protein LOC141598268, which codes for MGEYLESKGLVRGSKVAGFKFVNVEFKWQGTGYSAFDCGVYMMIHMLLFNGKLFDCALGEMDVINLIRAEVVSILILSDHNKVRESVRARITQFMEKYGQGLNSVSNVAQKRSLDDEEEITYSKRPRVAGPPPKRVEGSPVVNPVAIQAESSPVVVQASVQSSGSQPLLAITSRPRGGGDGLGCSIDCGTAGTQTLVVSTFLRNN